The Odocoileus virginianus isolate 20LAN1187 ecotype Illinois chromosome 3, Ovbor_1.2, whole genome shotgun sequence genome includes a window with the following:
- the MYDGF gene encoding myeloid-derived growth factor, translating into MAAPSGRRNGSGGANLWVSLLLAAVALRPVEAVSEPTTVAFDVRPGGVVHSFSQNVGPGDKYTCVFTYASQGGTNEKWQMSLGISEDHQHFTCTIWRPQGKSYLYFTQFKAEVRGAEIEYGMAYSKAAFEKESDVPLKNEEFEVTKTAVSHRPGAFKAELSKLVIVAKATRSEL; encoded by the exons ATGGCAGCGCCCAGCGGAAGAAGGAATGGCAGCGGCGGCGCGAACTTGTGGGTCTCGTTGCTCCTGGCGGCCGTGGCGCTGAGGCCGGTGGAGGCGGTGTCCGAGCCCACGACGGTGGCGTTTGACGTGCGGCCTGGCGGCGTGGTGCATTCTTTCTCCCAGAACGTGGGCCCTGGG GACAAATATACCTGTGTGTTCACCTATGCATCTCAAGGAGGGACCAATGAG AAGTGGCAGATGAGTCTGGGGATCAGCGAAGACCACCAGCACTTTACCTGCACCATCTGGAG GCCCCAGGGCAAGTCCTACCTGTACTTCACACAGTTCAAGGCAGAGGTGCGGGGCGCCGAGATCGAGTACGGCATGGCCTAC TCGAAAGCTGCTTTTGAGAAAGAGAGTGACGTTCCCCTGAAGAATGAGGAGTTTGAGGTGACCAAAACAGCAG TGTCCCACAGGCCTGGGGCCTTCAAGGCTGAGCTGTCCAAGCTGGTGATTGTGGCCAAGGCAACACGCAGCGAACTGTGA
- the TNFAIP8L1 gene encoding tumor necrosis factor alpha-induced protein 8-like protein 1 encodes MDTFSTKSLALQAQKKLLSKMASRAVASAFIDDTSSEVLDELYRATKEFTRSRKEAQKLVKNLVKVAVKLGVLLRAGQLGSEELARLQRLRQQARRLAMTAVSFHQVDFTFDRRVLAAALLECRDLLHQAAGTHLTAKSHGRINHVFGHLADCDFLAALYSPVEPYRSHLRRICDGLTRMLDEDSI; translated from the coding sequence ATGGACACCTTCAGCACCAAGAGCCTGGCCCTCCAGGCCCAGAAGAAGCTCCTGAGCAAGATGGCCTCCCGGGCAGTGGCGTCCGCCTTCATCGACGACACCAGCAGCGAGGTGCTGGACGAGCTGTACCGCGCCACCAAGGAGTTCACCCGCAGCCGCAAGGAGGCCCAGAAGCTGGTCAAGAACCTGGTCAAGGTGGCAGTGAAGCTGGGCGTTCTGCTGCGCGCCGGGCAGCTGGGCTCCGAGGAGCTGGCGCGGCTACAGCGCTTGCGGCAGCAGGCGCGCCGCCTGGCCATGACCGCTGTCAGCTTCCACCAGGTGGACTTCACCTTCGACAGGCGCGTGCTGGCCGCCGCCCTGCTTGAGTGCCGGGACCTGCTGCACCAGGCGGCCGGCACGCACCTAACCGCCAAGTCCCACGGCCGCATCAACCACGTGTTCGGCCACCTGGCCGACTGCGACTTCCTGGCGGCGCTCTACAGCCCCGTGGAGCCCTACCGCTCCCACCTGCGACGGATCTGCGACGGCCTCACCCGGATGCTGGATGAGGACAGCATATGA